The following proteins are co-located in the Maridesulfovibrio sp. genome:
- a CDS encoding RNA methyltransferase: MLDNLSIVLFGTKFPENVGSSARAMTNMGCENLTLVRPASWNMEKAMPLATVKGRDIVEKAIVADNLSEALKGQTRVYGTTARTGGWRKGVMTPSTAAPLIVEQLRAGEKVAVVFGPEDRGLTNDETQLCSRLINIPTSHENSSLNLSQAVLIILYECFKNALDKPFTPAGPPEERPTSFEEQEILASNLQETLLAIDFLKADNPDYWMMPVRRFMSKIDIKRNEFNLLMGICRQIKWIAGQADKK, translated from the coding sequence GACAACTTAAGCATTGTACTTTTCGGTACTAAATTCCCCGAAAACGTAGGATCATCGGCCAGAGCCATGACCAATATGGGCTGTGAAAACCTGACCCTGGTGCGCCCCGCATCATGGAATATGGAAAAAGCAATGCCTCTGGCAACAGTCAAAGGCCGCGACATTGTAGAAAAAGCAATTGTTGCCGACAACCTTTCCGAAGCCCTGAAAGGCCAGACCCGCGTTTATGGTACAACAGCCCGCACCGGAGGCTGGCGCAAGGGTGTAATGACTCCATCCACCGCAGCTCCCTTAATCGTGGAACAGCTCAGGGCCGGAGAAAAAGTTGCTGTGGTCTTCGGACCTGAAGACAGAGGGCTGACCAACGATGAAACCCAGCTCTGCTCAAGACTGATCAACATTCCCACCAGCCATGAAAACAGCTCCCTGAACCTTTCTCAGGCTGTACTCATTATATTATACGAATGCTTTAAAAACGCTCTGGACAAACCCTTCACCCCGGCAGGCCCTCCTGAAGAACGTCCCACCTCATTTGAAGAACAGGAAATTCTGGCTTCCAATCTGCAGGAAACCCTACTTGCTATCGACTTCCTGAAAGCTGACAACCCGGATTACTGGATGATGCCGGTAAGACGTTTCATGTCCAAAATCGACATCAAGCGCAACGAATTTAACCTGCTCATGGGAATATGCCGCCAGATCAAATGGATAGCCGGACAAGCGGACAAAAAATAA
- a CDS encoding tetratricopeptide repeat protein, with product MSENTKIKDLSGVFSRQRIAKVGTGTTTRRVAQIGYYFVEQMAEDLFQVRPLNNHFVPTGDPEGIDRDALLKDYTPEPEMYHKQVLPNMKELQKTLARADRHRQQGNSFSAEMEYTNAIKVDEMNVRGNFGVGLCLMQRGETERANDVFARLVSMDAPFAPEHKHMFNDFGINLRKSKMIPQAIEYYSKAIALSPEDENLRYNLARAYFEDKQYDKVREELAKCLEINPDFAEGKKFVAYLDKNKLG from the coding sequence ATGTCTGAAAATACTAAAATTAAAGATCTAAGCGGAGTATTCTCACGCCAGAGAATCGCTAAGGTCGGAACCGGAACCACCACTCGCCGCGTAGCTCAGATCGGCTACTATTTTGTTGAACAGATGGCCGAAGACCTGTTTCAGGTCCGCCCTTTGAACAACCATTTTGTTCCCACCGGAGACCCCGAAGGAATTGACCGGGATGCCCTCCTGAAAGATTATACTCCTGAACCTGAAATGTACCACAAGCAGGTTCTGCCCAATATGAAGGAATTGCAAAAAACCCTTGCCCGTGCGGATCGACACCGCCAGCAGGGCAACTCCTTCAGCGCTGAAATGGAATACACCAACGCCATCAAAGTGGATGAAATGAACGTTCGCGGTAACTTCGGGGTAGGACTCTGTCTCATGCAGAGAGGAGAAACCGAACGCGCCAATGACGTTTTTGCCCGACTGGTTTCCATGGATGCTCCCTTTGCCCCTGAGCATAAGCATATGTTCAATGATTTCGGGATCAACCTGCGTAAATCTAAAATGATTCCTCAGGCTATTGAGTATTACTCAAAAGCTATCGCACTCAGCCCGGAAGACGAGAACCTGCGCTACAACCTTGCGCGAGCCTACTTTGAAGATAAGCAATACGACAAGGTACGAGAAGAACTTGCTAAGTGTCTGGAGATTAATCCTGATTTTGCTGAAGGGAAAAAATTTGTCGCTTATCTGGACAAGAATAAGCTGGGCTGA
- a CDS encoding cobyrinate a,c-diamide synthase: MNSIKGFIVAGTHSGCGKTSVTLGLMAAFARRGIKVQPFKTGPDFIDPGHHTRASGRTCHNLDGWMLSGKTLRDIFARYTQDADACIVEGVMGLYDGYSALDETGSTAHLSKELNLPVILVVDAGSMARSAAALVQGFCNFDPETPVAGVIFNRVGSSNHAQILSEAISLIDVPLIGCLPRRAEISTPSRHLGLVTPDHIEDLEFKYNALADWVEENLDLEQIIEALPDIPVPPLFDEVPMIPHTRIGIAQDSAFSFYYEENLRLLREAGAELVPFSPIEDKALPEDISGIYFGGGYPELAAFDLAQNTKLRRSIAEFSAAGHPVYAECGGFMYLMESICNDDRVFPMCGIFPFRSAMQSRFQSLGYRKVELNQDTILGPAGTKVRGHEFHYSALEEMPENTPKAYQVTCKKNIATHEGFIANGKTLGSYIHLHFASNPQVAANFVEACAASSSAEDI; the protein is encoded by the coding sequence ATGAACTCCATCAAAGGCTTCATTGTAGCAGGAACACACAGCGGTTGCGGTAAGACCTCGGTAACACTGGGTCTTATGGCTGCTTTCGCCCGTCGCGGTATCAAAGTACAGCCCTTCAAAACCGGGCCGGACTTCATTGATCCCGGGCACCATACCCGTGCCTCGGGCCGGACCTGCCACAACCTTGACGGCTGGATGCTTTCCGGCAAGACCCTGCGCGACATTTTCGCCCGCTATACGCAGGATGCGGACGCCTGCATTGTTGAAGGTGTCATGGGCCTTTACGACGGCTATTCAGCTCTGGACGAAACCGGGTCTACAGCCCATCTCTCCAAAGAACTGAACCTGCCGGTGATCCTTGTTGTGGACGCCGGTTCCATGGCCCGTTCCGCGGCTGCGCTGGTGCAGGGATTCTGCAACTTCGACCCTGAGACTCCTGTGGCCGGAGTGATATTCAATCGTGTGGGCAGCAGCAATCATGCCCAAATCCTGAGTGAAGCCATTTCCTTAATAGATGTTCCGCTTATCGGCTGCCTGCCCCGCCGGGCAGAAATATCTACCCCTTCTCGCCATCTTGGGCTTGTAACCCCGGACCACATTGAAGACCTAGAATTCAAATACAATGCACTTGCCGACTGGGTGGAGGAGAACCTCGACCTTGAGCAGATTATAGAAGCCCTGCCCGACATTCCCGTTCCCCCACTTTTTGATGAAGTGCCCATGATCCCTCACACAAGGATCGGCATTGCACAGGATAGCGCCTTTTCATTTTACTACGAGGAGAATCTGCGTTTACTGCGTGAGGCCGGAGCGGAACTGGTTCCCTTTTCTCCCATAGAAGATAAAGCTCTGCCCGAAGACATTTCAGGAATATATTTCGGTGGCGGCTATCCTGAGCTGGCGGCCTTTGACCTTGCCCAGAACACTAAATTACGTCGGAGCATTGCTGAGTTTTCCGCAGCCGGACATCCAGTTTACGCTGAATGCGGTGGATTCATGTACCTTATGGAATCCATCTGCAACGACGACCGGGTCTTCCCCATGTGCGGAATATTCCCCTTCCGCAGTGCAATGCAATCCCGTTTCCAATCCCTTGGATACCGCAAAGTGGAACTCAATCAGGATACAATCCTCGGTCCGGCTGGAACAAAGGTAAGGGGACACGAGTTTCACTACTCAGCTTTGGAAGAGATGCCGGAAAATACTCCAAAGGCCTATCAGGTAACCTGCAAGAAAAACATTGCCACCCATGAAGGATTCATTGCTAACGGCAAAACACTTGGCAGTTACATCCACCTTCATTTTGCCAGCAATCCGCAGGTAGCGGCAAACTTTGTTGAAGCCTGCGCTGCCTCTTCCAGCGCGGAAGATATTTAA
- the dinB gene encoding DNA polymerase IV codes for MQKYIIHIDMDAFFASVEQLDNPELRGKPVGVGSLHERSVLSAASYEARKFGVRSAMPVRQALKLCPQLQVVSGSRHRYKEISHKVMEELSNYSPVVEQASIDEAYIDITGTEKLFGTPLQIAQSIKADIRKATGLTASVGVAPVKFLAKIASDLNKPDGISIITAEHVQDFLKTLPVEKIPGVGKKALPRLRSYGITYAADLRRYPQEFWKERFGERGLVLYEKGAGIDPTPVTEGGTMKSSSAENTFGEDVSDVHTLKTLLLKQSERIAADIRKHGVKGRTVTLKIKFPDFRQITRSRTLDSRTSHAGTIFKTACSLLDAELTIGPIRLIGVGISNFEERNRQLSLLDDPEKPKENKKLEQLDKAVDQVRLKFGKDILTRGRLLEDD; via the coding sequence ATGCAGAAATACATCATACACATAGACATGGACGCCTTTTTCGCGTCCGTGGAGCAACTGGACAATCCTGAGCTGCGCGGAAAACCCGTGGGGGTCGGCTCCCTGCATGAACGCTCTGTGCTCAGTGCGGCTTCTTACGAAGCACGCAAGTTCGGAGTCCGCTCGGCAATGCCTGTGCGTCAGGCTTTAAAACTCTGCCCGCAGTTGCAGGTAGTCTCAGGCAGCAGGCACCGCTACAAAGAGATCTCACACAAGGTTATGGAAGAACTCTCCAACTACTCCCCGGTTGTGGAGCAGGCCTCCATTGATGAAGCGTACATCGACATAACCGGAACCGAAAAACTCTTCGGCACGCCGCTCCAAATTGCCCAATCCATCAAAGCCGATATTCGCAAAGCCACCGGGCTGACCGCGTCGGTCGGTGTTGCCCCAGTAAAATTTCTGGCAAAAATCGCTTCCGACCTTAATAAACCGGATGGCATTTCCATCATCACCGCAGAACATGTACAGGATTTCCTGAAGACCCTTCCTGTGGAAAAAATCCCCGGAGTTGGCAAAAAAGCCCTGCCCCGCCTGCGTTCTTACGGCATCACATACGCCGCAGACCTGCGCCGCTATCCCCAGGAATTCTGGAAAGAGAGGTTCGGGGAACGGGGACTGGTTCTCTATGAAAAAGGTGCGGGCATTGACCCCACTCCGGTTACTGAAGGAGGAACAATGAAATCCTCCAGCGCAGAAAACACGTTCGGCGAGGATGTTTCCGACGTCCACACCCTGAAAACCCTGCTGCTTAAGCAATCCGAACGCATAGCCGCAGACATCAGGAAACACGGGGTCAAAGGAAGGACCGTAACCCTGAAGATCAAATTTCCCGATTTTCGCCAGATCACCCGCAGCCGTACTTTGGACTCCCGGACGTCCCATGCGGGTACAATATTCAAAACAGCCTGCTCGTTGCTTGATGCGGAACTGACCATCGGCCCGATTCGCTTGATCGGAGTAGGCATTTCTAACTTCGAAGAACGCAACCGGCAGCTTTCCCTGCTTGATGATCCGGAAAAGCCGAAAGAGAACAAAAAGCTCGAACAGCTGGACAAGGCAGTAGATCAGGTCCGCCTCAAATTCGGCAAAGATATACTGACCCGGGGGAGGTTGCTTGAAGATGACTAA
- the cbiD gene encoding cobalt-precorrin-5B (C(1))-methyltransferase CbiD: MTKQKLKEGYTTGSSATAAAMAAIRVLFKGSTPKEIEIPLPVKGTLNVPVNRVLKDGDQVRGIVIKDGGDDPDATHGHEIHALVKREKADSLRIEVDGGKGVGRVTLPGLPVPVGEAAINPVPRKQIIAGALKELGKIAPDFNGLLKIRIEVPQGEEIAKKTMNSRLGILGGISILGTQGIVRPYSHASWKASIAQSLNVARAAGLDEIVFTTGRRSEQLYLAQFSETPPISMVQAADFFKFSMQQARLKGMRTVRWSIFIGKLVKHAMGFPYTHAKDWAIDFNLLAEWCAELGMVEELTKKIRAAITARHIYDMVPKDSRTAFIRMLVRKAHGNARAFSGNSEVAVEYFLFDFDGQMVYDPDHQKKSSSS, encoded by the coding sequence ATGACTAAGCAGAAACTTAAGGAAGGATACACCACCGGATCATCCGCCACAGCAGCAGCAATGGCAGCTATCCGGGTGTTATTTAAGGGAAGTACCCCCAAAGAAATAGAGATTCCTCTTCCGGTCAAAGGCACTTTGAATGTTCCTGTGAACCGGGTACTCAAAGATGGAGACCAAGTGCGCGGAATTGTCATCAAGGATGGTGGGGACGATCCTGATGCCACCCACGGGCATGAAATCCACGCACTTGTAAAGAGAGAAAAGGCTGATTCATTGCGGATTGAAGTTGACGGCGGCAAAGGTGTCGGCAGGGTAACCCTGCCGGGACTGCCCGTACCCGTAGGCGAAGCGGCCATCAATCCCGTACCCCGTAAGCAGATTATTGCCGGAGCACTGAAAGAACTCGGAAAGATCGCGCCGGATTTTAACGGACTGCTCAAAATCAGAATTGAAGTTCCGCAGGGCGAGGAAATCGCCAAGAAAACCATGAACTCTCGACTGGGAATTCTGGGTGGAATATCCATACTGGGAACCCAAGGAATTGTCCGTCCATACAGCCATGCCTCATGGAAAGCCTCAATCGCTCAATCCCTGAATGTTGCCCGTGCTGCGGGACTGGATGAAATAGTATTCACCACCGGACGGCGCAGTGAACAACTTTACCTTGCCCAATTTTCTGAAACCCCGCCAATAAGCATGGTACAGGCAGCTGATTTTTTTAAATTTTCAATGCAACAGGCTAGATTAAAAGGCATGCGCACAGTGCGCTGGTCCATTTTCATCGGCAAGTTGGTCAAGCACGCCATGGGTTTTCCCTACACCCACGCCAAGGATTGGGCCATCGACTTTAACCTGCTCGCGGAGTGGTGCGCCGAACTGGGCATGGTTGAAGAACTGACAAAAAAAATCCGGGCCGCGATAACGGCCCGGCATATATATGATATGGTCCCCAAAGATTCACGCACGGCTTTCATCCGCATGCTGGTCCGAAAAGCACACGGAAACGCCCGCGCTTTCAGCGGGAACTCGGAGGTAGCTGTGGAGTACTTCCTCTTTGATTTTGACGGACAAATGGTCTACGACCCCGACCATCAGAAAAAATCTTCTTCATCGTGA
- the cbiE gene encoding precorrin-6y C5,15-methyltransferase (decarboxylating) subunit CbiE — MKHPLQIIGLHPGTLKPTTEAAATISKADVLSGGKRLLESFPEFKGPKIPFASPVKEYAETLRKMLQESKKVVLLADGDPLLFGIASSLIPLLGKENVVVTPAVSAIQVSSARLARSWKDFEIISLHGRNDYSPLFGAMQRNRDCAVYTDSINTPQTIARRLVEKGVNNYSMAVLSRLETPDEQVTQGEPESFLDFTCPDLNIVILTAKDKELSTPLFGRDDDSFTREKGLITKLPVRSAGIALLGLRDKQTVWDLGAGCGSVAIEASFIGSGSRFYAVEKKAERIAMIKENIRNFRAWTVDPICGDMPQALAELPDPDRIFMGGGIGRGDSVIREAAERLKPGGRLVVHAILMGSIQRTRDLFEELGWDWHSMQIQASTSDKLAGDIRYKAHNPVTILWADKPEGQ; from the coding sequence ATGAAACATCCCTTGCAGATAATCGGCCTGCATCCAGGCACCCTGAAGCCTACAACAGAAGCTGCGGCAACCATTTCCAAAGCTGATGTGCTCAGCGGCGGAAAACGGTTGCTGGAATCTTTTCCGGAATTCAAGGGTCCAAAAATTCCCTTTGCTTCCCCTGTAAAAGAATATGCTGAAACCCTTAGAAAAATGCTGCAAGAGAGTAAGAAGGTAGTATTGCTGGCCGACGGAGATCCGTTGCTATTCGGCATTGCATCTTCCCTAATCCCACTGCTGGGCAAGGAAAATGTTGTTGTCACCCCTGCGGTTTCAGCCATTCAAGTCAGTTCTGCGCGGCTGGCTCGCAGCTGGAAAGACTTTGAAATTATTTCCCTGCATGGCCGTAATGATTACTCGCCGCTCTTCGGAGCCATGCAACGCAACAGGGATTGCGCCGTTTACACAGACTCGATTAACACTCCGCAAACCATTGCCCGACGGCTGGTTGAAAAAGGTGTGAATAATTATTCCATGGCCGTATTGTCCCGGCTGGAAACACCGGACGAACAGGTGACTCAAGGCGAACCGGAATCCTTCCTCGATTTCACATGCCCGGATCTGAACATCGTCATCCTCACTGCGAAAGACAAAGAACTCAGCACCCCGCTCTTCGGACGGGATGATGATTCATTCACACGGGAAAAGGGGCTAATCACCAAACTTCCCGTCCGTTCCGCAGGTATAGCCCTGCTGGGACTGAGAGATAAACAGACCGTCTGGGACCTCGGCGCAGGCTGCGGCTCGGTTGCCATTGAAGCATCCTTCATCGGCTCAGGCTCCCGTTTTTACGCCGTAGAAAAAAAGGCTGAACGGATTGCAATGATCAAGGAAAATATCCGAAATTTCCGGGCCTGGACTGTTGATCCTATATGCGGAGACATGCCGCAGGCATTAGCAGAGCTTCCCGATCCGGACCGGATCTTCATGGGCGGCGGCATCGGACGCGGAGACTCGGTTATCCGCGAAGCGGCAGAACGCCTTAAACCGGGCGGCAGGCTGGTGGTCCACGCCATACTCATGGGCAGCATCCAGCGCACCCGTGATCTTTTTGAAGAACTGGGCTGGGACTGGCATTCCATGCAGATTCAGGCCTCAACATCAGACAAACTCGCCGGGGATATCCGCTACAAAGCACACAACCCGGTAACCATACTCTGGGCCGATAAGCCCGAAGGACAATAA
- the cobM gene encoding precorrin-4 C(11)-methyltransferase — translation MGKVYFIGAGPGDPELITVKGQRIIREAGMVLYAGSLVPEAVIAEAREDARIENSASMSLEETDRLMHEYASKGEIVARVHTGDPALYGAVQEQARLLQEAGIEYEVIPGVTSACAAAAASSASFTVPGGTQTLILTRMAGRTPVPESESLQKLAEHNSAMAIYLSAGNPMGIQEQLLAGGMEPSTPAILGYRIGWPEEKSVPTTLEKLAETAEQNNFTRQTIFLILPGKDSDSESLLYDSGFSHMFRNENNS, via the coding sequence ATGGGTAAAGTATATTTCATCGGCGCCGGACCGGGAGACCCGGAACTTATCACCGTAAAGGGACAACGCATTATCCGCGAAGCCGGAATGGTACTCTATGCCGGGTCGCTGGTTCCTGAGGCCGTAATTGCCGAGGCACGAGAAGATGCACGTATTGAAAACTCAGCTTCCATGTCTTTGGAAGAAACTGACAGGCTCATGCATGAATATGCCTCCAAAGGTGAAATAGTGGCCCGCGTACACACCGGTGACCCCGCTCTTTACGGAGCGGTGCAGGAGCAGGCCCGTCTACTGCAAGAAGCAGGTATCGAATATGAAGTCATTCCCGGAGTAACTTCAGCCTGTGCGGCCGCAGCAGCCTCCAGCGCATCGTTCACAGTTCCCGGTGGAACCCAGACCCTGATCCTGACCCGCATGGCCGGCCGAACCCCTGTGCCGGAATCTGAATCCCTGCAAAAACTGGCCGAGCACAACTCTGCCATGGCCATCTACCTTTCAGCAGGCAATCCCATGGGCATTCAGGAACAGCTTCTTGCCGGGGGCATGGAGCCTTCCACTCCGGCAATCCTAGGCTACCGCATCGGCTGGCCTGAAGAAAAATCCGTTCCGACCACGCTTGAAAAACTGGCAGAAACAGCAGAACAGAACAACTTCACCCGGCAGACCATTTTCCTGATCCTGCCCGGAAAGGACAGTGACAGCGAATCCCTGCTCTACGATTCCGGATTCAGTCACATGTTCCGCAATGAGAACAATTCATAG
- a CDS encoding diguanylate cyclase, with the protein MPIHFFPKTISSRIRMYSVLMVGAPLLFMTIMLIFFIKTTIIKSTKQELEEQVTSHKIVIEEWFKERSSDVKFLAESENLRSGKLNQIKPLLNLYDNTHDDISEVIWVGPDGTTRSHESIHSPTTIGIRDHEYFTKCQADPTLVPKIIIGESLDNPIILFSHPVTLQNGSFGGVVFLAAQLTAINKLMKNLWFGATGETYIINREGYMLTESRFLDQLKAAGRVENTAIMVIRTNTQSLESALVGTQPEGVYLDYRGAEVLGASQWIKAGHWLIVSEIDYSEVMEPIYSFLWTAIGGAFLTLLIITPFSVKLVRSISIPLKRLSSVARQMTKGNFDCECAGTGVLHPPEEVTQLMDGFCVMQEKVESTVQELQKSAVTDQLTGLPNRRYLMKEGTRLVDIAIRAGQPCSLMIMDIDHFKVINDTYGHTVGDIVLQQMSSAFQEIVRSSDIIARYGGEEFVVVAPGSDIDSGSTLAERLRQGIEARTFNNEAQPLACTISIGVSHYATHIKFGVDAYEDMLARADNALYKAKDTGRNRICVAEPHNKLTDSSKGEN; encoded by the coding sequence ATGCCCATACACTTCTTTCCTAAAACAATCAGCAGCCGAATCAGAATGTATTCGGTTCTCATGGTCGGAGCACCTTTGCTTTTCATGACCATCATGCTGATATTCTTCATCAAGACAACCATTATCAAATCAACAAAACAAGAACTGGAAGAACAGGTAACTTCTCACAAAATAGTTATTGAAGAATGGTTCAAGGAACGAAGTTCTGATGTAAAATTTCTAGCTGAAAGCGAAAACCTGCGTAGCGGTAAACTCAATCAGATCAAGCCGCTACTGAATCTTTACGATAATACACATGATGATATCAGCGAAGTTATCTGGGTAGGCCCTGACGGAACAACCAGAAGCCACGAATCTATTCATTCTCCTACAACGATCGGCATCCGTGACCATGAATATTTCACCAAATGTCAGGCTGACCCAACGCTTGTACCCAAAATTATAATTGGAGAATCATTAGACAATCCCATCATTTTGTTCTCACACCCCGTTACGTTGCAAAACGGTTCTTTCGGCGGAGTAGTCTTCCTTGCTGCGCAGCTGACAGCCATTAACAAACTGATGAAAAACCTCTGGTTCGGTGCCACCGGCGAAACATACATAATCAACCGAGAAGGATACATGCTCACCGAGTCCCGTTTCCTTGATCAGCTCAAGGCCGCAGGACGGGTTGAAAACACCGCCATCATGGTAATCAGGACCAACACCCAAAGCCTTGAATCCGCTCTGGTGGGAACACAACCGGAAGGTGTTTATCTCGACTACAGGGGTGCGGAAGTTCTCGGAGCAAGTCAATGGATCAAAGCCGGACATTGGCTCATCGTTTCGGAAATTGACTACAGCGAAGTAATGGAACCCATATACTCATTCCTGTGGACGGCTATCGGCGGAGCATTCCTGACGCTGCTGATCATAACTCCGTTTTCCGTTAAACTGGTCCGCTCCATAAGCATTCCCCTCAAACGGCTAAGCTCGGTCGCCCGACAAATGACCAAAGGGAACTTTGATTGTGAATGTGCCGGAACAGGAGTGCTTCACCCGCCAGAAGAAGTAACCCAGCTGATGGATGGCTTCTGTGTCATGCAGGAAAAAGTCGAAAGCACGGTACAGGAACTGCAAAAATCAGCGGTAACCGACCAGCTGACCGGGCTGCCCAACCGCCGCTACCTGATGAAAGAAGGAACAAGACTTGTGGACATTGCCATTCGCGCCGGCCAGCCTTGCTCGCTTATGATTATGGACATTGACCATTTCAAAGTTATCAACGACACTTACGGACACACTGTAGGTGATATAGTCCTGCAACAGATGAGCAGTGCTTTTCAGGAAATTGTGCGTTCATCCGACATTATTGCCCGTTACGGCGGGGAGGAATTTGTGGTTGTGGCACCGGGCTCCGACATTGATTCCGGCAGCACCCTCGCAGAAAGATTGCGACAAGGCATTGAGGCCCGCACTTTCAATAACGAAGCGCAGCCTCTGGCCTGTACAATTTCCATTGGCGTGTCCCATTACGCCACACACATCAAATTCGGGGTGGACGCGTACGAAGACATGCTCGCACGTGCCGACAATGCCCTATACAAGGCCAAAGATACCGGCCGCAACAGAATATGCGTAGCCGAACCGCACAATAAACTTACAGACTCCTCCAAAGGAGAAAATTAG
- a CDS encoding secondary thiamine-phosphate synthase enzyme YjbQ, which produces METLQIRTNSREEMIDITESVRRMVKDNGWQSGALLLYCPHTTGAITVNEGADPDVVRDITVNMRKLVPYRGDYQHMEGNSDAHIKTSMFGPDQMLIIEDGDVMLGTWQRIFFCEFDGPRSRKLWAQFMFS; this is translated from the coding sequence GTGGAAACTTTGCAGATCAGAACAAACAGCCGTGAAGAAATGATCGACATAACCGAGTCCGTGCGCAGGATGGTCAAAGACAACGGCTGGCAGTCCGGCGCACTGCTGCTCTACTGCCCGCACACCACCGGAGCCATTACAGTCAATGAAGGCGCCGACCCGGATGTGGTCCGCGACATAACCGTAAACATGCGCAAGCTGGTCCCCTACCGAGGAGACTACCAACACATGGAAGGCAACTCCGATGCCCACATCAAAACCAGCATGTTCGGTCCGGATCAGATGCTGATCATCGAAGACGGGGACGTCATGCTCGGCACATGGCAGCGTATATTTTTCTGTGAATTTGACGGGCCACGGAGCAGGAAGCTCTGGGCGCAGTTTATGTTCAGCTAA